The following are encoded together in the Bacillus cereus group sp. RP43 genome:
- a CDS encoding VOC family protein — translation MKNYIQGIDHVQVAAPVGCEEEAREFYGNKIGMEEIPKPEELKKRGGCWFKCGNQEIHIGVEQNFNPAKKAHPAFYVLKIDEFKQELIKQGVEVIDDNARPDVIRFYVSDPFGNRIEFMENKN, via the coding sequence ATGAAAAATTATATTCAAGGAATTGATCATGTACAAGTAGCTGCGCCTGTAGGATGTGAAGAAGAAGCGCGAGAATTTTATGGTAATAAAATTGGTATGGAGGAAATTCCGAAACCGGAGGAATTAAAGAAGCGTGGTGGGTGTTGGTTTAAGTGTGGAAATCAAGAGATTCATATCGGAGTTGAGCAAAACTTTAATCCAGCTAAAAAAGCGCATCCGGCTTTTTATGTTTTAAAAATTGATGAATTTAAACAAGAGTTAATAAAGCAAGGTGTTGAAGTAATAGATGATAATGCACGACCAGATGTAATTAGATTTTACGTATCAGATCCGTTTGGAAATCGAATTGAATTCATGGAAAATAAAAACTAG
- a CDS encoding BA3702 family sensor histidine kinase: protein MSRKKYSSTQKKRHPNVSGRLRNHIQNRSLAEMYASLFEHNPDSIISLNLEGVILHINPSAERILGYTSNELERKTITSILEAHISDQVLQYIKNTAADNQKEYIVSIYHKDGYLLDAVTKLVPIFVENRLTGVYAIMKPLEKSERIEKVLQESEKRLRTLMNSMPAFVIFKDHEGRWLEANDYALSCFNFHNVPYHGKRDNELIQYNEAYREAFLHCEEVDELTWQKGQILHGEEFIIHRDDFDLVLSISKVPLFHPDGSRKGLIVMGRDVTELKETEKLLRKSEKLAVVGQLTAGIAHEIRNPLTSLKGFLTLLHPEINEENKWYVDVMLSEISQMESITSQFMAMSKPQVLSIHTCNVQTLIEEVVTFILPTAIMHSVHIIMDHFDYISDIQCDSNQLKQVFINILKNAIEAMPDGGNIFIQTASLENDFVSIRIIDEGCGIPEERMARLGEPFYSLKEKGTGLGLMMCYKIIQEHHGKLFISSELNIGTTVDIQLPIATSQPVTNS from the coding sequence ATGAGTCGTAAAAAATATTCATCTACTCAAAAAAAGCGTCACCCAAACGTATCAGGACGCCTGCGAAACCATATACAAAATCGTTCTTTAGCAGAAATGTATGCATCTCTTTTTGAACATAACCCTGATAGTATTATTTCATTGAATTTAGAAGGAGTTATTTTACATATTAACCCCTCTGCTGAAAGAATATTAGGTTATACTTCTAACGAATTGGAGCGAAAAACAATCACTTCTATTTTAGAAGCACATATTTCTGATCAAGTGCTACAATACATAAAAAATACTGCAGCTGACAATCAAAAAGAGTATATCGTCTCTATTTATCATAAAGACGGATATTTACTAGATGCCGTAACAAAATTAGTTCCTATTTTTGTTGAAAACCGTTTAACAGGTGTATACGCCATTATGAAACCACTTGAAAAATCAGAAAGAATTGAGAAAGTATTACAAGAGAGTGAGAAACGATTACGCACATTAATGAATTCAATGCCTGCGTTTGTTATTTTTAAGGATCATGAAGGGCGGTGGCTGGAAGCGAATGACTATGCGCTTTCTTGTTTCAATTTCCATAACGTTCCTTATCATGGAAAAAGAGATAATGAACTCATTCAATATAACGAAGCGTACCGAGAAGCTTTTTTGCACTGTGAAGAAGTCGATGAACTAACATGGCAAAAAGGACAAATTCTTCACGGAGAGGAATTTATTATACATAGAGATGACTTCGACCTAGTTTTAAGTATTTCAAAAGTCCCACTCTTCCACCCTGATGGCTCACGAAAAGGTCTTATAGTGATGGGAAGGGACGTTACCGAACTAAAAGAAACTGAAAAGTTATTACGAAAATCCGAAAAGCTTGCAGTAGTAGGACAACTGACAGCTGGAATTGCACATGAAATCAGAAACCCGCTCACTTCATTAAAAGGATTTTTAACATTATTACATCCAGAAATAAATGAGGAAAATAAATGGTATGTGGACGTTATGCTGAGTGAGATTTCACAAATGGAATCTATAACAAGCCAATTTATGGCGATGTCTAAACCACAAGTGTTATCTATTCATACATGCAACGTACAAACATTAATTGAAGAAGTTGTAACTTTTATTTTACCAACAGCAATTATGCATAGCGTTCATATCATTATGGACCATTTCGATTATATTTCTGACATTCAATGTGACAGTAATCAATTAAAACAAGTTTTTATTAACATATTAAAAAATGCGATTGAGGCGATGCCTGATGGTGGTAACATATTCATTCAAACAGCTTCGTTAGAAAATGATTTTGTTTCAATACGCATTATCGATGAAGGTTGTGGGATTCCTGAAGAGCGCATGGCTCGTCTTGGCGAACCTTTTTATAGCTTGAAAGAAAAAGGAACTGGGCTGGGCTTAATGATGTGCTATAAAATCATTCAAGAGCATCACGGAAAATTATTCATTTCAAGTGAATTAAACATAGGAACAACTGTCGATATCCAATTACCAATTGCTACATCTCAGCCTGTAACAAACTCGTAA